In a genomic window of Erigeron canadensis isolate Cc75 chromosome 5, C_canadensis_v1, whole genome shotgun sequence:
- the LOC122600416 gene encoding protein LURP-one-related 11 — MSKVYPQAPSSSSSPSSSSPYISLKQECFTIWMKSLLYNSHGCTAYNSNGEIVYRVDNYDKKCSSQVYLMDILGNVLFSIQRKKLRIFGCWDGYKWDFSKKQRWFRVTSKRQKIQVDLGIDQGLGYKIVKSCGKLGFKIVNLDQDCALVAEIKRKQTPSGIDLGNDVFTLSVEPGVDQSLIMAIIMVYGLIHRQL, encoded by the exons ATGTCTAAAGTTTATCCTCAAGCtccatcatcctcatcatcaccATCCTCATCATCTCCATACATTAGTTTAAAGCAAGAATGCTTTACAATATGGATGAAGTCTCTATTGTACAATAGCCATGGTTGCACGGCTTATAACTCGAATGGAGAAATCGTTTACCGGGTTGATAACTACGACAAGAAATGTAGCTCACAAGTCTACTTGATGGATATTCTAGGCAATGTTCTTTTTTCGATACAACGAAAG AAGTTACGAATTTTTGGATGTTGGGATGGATATAAATGGGATTTTTCCAAGAAACAACGATGGTTTCGTGTTACAAGCAAACGACAAAAGATTCAAGTTGATTTGGGGATAGATCAAGGACTTGGTTACAAGATTGTTAAAAGTTGTGGGAAATTAGGGTTCAAGATTGTGAATCTTGATCAAGATTGTGCCTTGGTAGCAGAAATTAAACGAAAGCAAACGCCTTCTGGGATTGATCTTGGAAATGATGTATTTACGTTAAGTGTAGAACCCGGTGTTGATCAATCATTGATCATGGCTATTATCATGGTTTACGGGTTGATTCATCGTCAACTTTAA